Proteins from a genomic interval of Sulfurimonas sp. HSL3-2:
- a CDS encoding EAL domain-containing protein, which yields MEFFSKINVIDVLNYLPDPILIIDTLGDIKFCNESFSKLLGYSTDELYNKNIINYLADDSVFQECMLELRNHQSCSDQSTIFIAKDKRHITTTKNVKLIEIDNEECIFVNIRDVSNIEKINYELSTTKRELEERSKQLVNLLDDHKKQIVEKQLQLDEIVNIIDEIIWYIDDKTMEVKYVSNAIEHIFGERKEEFLNGSSLWMNMIHEDDRQSVMDFFYEIKPSQSDTIEFRIKRKDGTIRWLSNTITHHQSLNFFIGVTHDITQKKKDQKEIEFMAYHDVLTALPNRSYLKNEINTLLKKSSIIKQNFAVLFLDLDNFKYINDSMGHDIGDELLVKVSQKLKETVGKKGVCTRFGGDEFVILMQMQNKRDIDIKAQEIIDSLNSPFKVEDHEFFISSSIGISIYPDDAQTATELIKSADTAMYEAKLAGKNRYSFFNPDMNTNIKEFLEIETFIKDAIANNYFELYFQPLISSSSSSLNGFEALLRLKHPLHGFISPERFIPVAESTGDILKISEFVMEHACKFASRINTLSSHDIFVSVNISSRQLKEKSFAKTFLKCATDHKVDPSLLKVEMTESVVMDNISVAVKELDILRSAGVQVALDDFGTGYSSFEYLAQLPINTIKVDKSFIISLFDKESNKHIVNAITSLAHALNMDVTAEGVETDEHVQYLKENNVDILQGFYYSKALPVDEIITNIHEYKKLFNL from the coding sequence ATGGAATTTTTTTCAAAAATAAATGTAATAGATGTACTAAACTATCTACCAGATCCGATACTGATCATCGATACTCTTGGTGATATAAAATTTTGCAACGAATCTTTTTCTAAGCTGCTTGGATACTCTACAGATGAGTTATATAACAAAAACATCATCAATTACCTCGCTGACGACTCTGTATTTCAAGAGTGCATGCTCGAACTCAGAAACCATCAGTCCTGCTCTGACCAGTCCACTATTTTTATTGCAAAAGACAAAAGACATATCACTACGACAAAAAACGTGAAACTGATAGAGATCGATAATGAAGAGTGTATCTTTGTGAACATCAGAGATGTCAGCAACATCGAAAAAATCAACTATGAACTGAGCACTACAAAAAGAGAACTTGAGGAGAGGTCCAAACAGCTGGTTAATCTGCTTGACGATCATAAAAAACAGATCGTCGAAAAACAGCTTCAACTTGATGAGATAGTCAATATCATCGATGAGATCATCTGGTATATAGACGATAAAACGATGGAAGTAAAGTATGTCTCTAACGCGATCGAGCATATATTTGGAGAAAGAAAAGAGGAGTTTCTAAACGGTTCTTCTCTCTGGATGAATATGATCCATGAAGATGACAGACAAAGTGTGATGGATTTTTTCTATGAGATAAAACCGAGCCAATCCGACACAATAGAGTTTAGGATCAAACGAAAAGACGGCACCATCAGATGGCTTTCCAATACCATCACCCATCATCAGTCTTTAAACTTTTTTATAGGTGTGACTCACGATATCACACAAAAGAAGAAAGATCAAAAAGAGATCGAGTTTATGGCTTACCATGATGTTTTAACTGCCCTTCCAAACCGCTCTTATCTAAAAAACGAGATAAATACCCTTCTCAAAAAATCCAGTATCATAAAACAGAACTTTGCCGTACTGTTTTTAGATCTTGACAACTTCAAGTATATCAACGACTCGATGGGACATGATATCGGCGATGAACTTTTGGTAAAAGTCAGTCAAAAGCTCAAGGAGACGGTCGGAAAAAAAGGTGTCTGTACTAGATTTGGCGGCGACGAGTTCGTCATCCTTATGCAGATGCAGAATAAAAGAGATATTGATATAAAAGCTCAAGAGATCATAGACTCTTTGAACTCGCCTTTTAAAGTCGAGGATCATGAGTTCTTCATCTCTTCATCTATCGGGATCTCAATATATCCTGATGATGCACAGACTGCGACAGAACTCATAAAGTCCGCAGACACGGCGATGTATGAAGCCAAACTTGCAGGAAAGAACAGATACAGCTTTTTTAATCCGGATATGAATACCAACATAAAAGAGTTTTTAGAGATAGAGACGTTTATTAAAGATGCGATAGCCAATAACTACTTTGAACTCTATTTCCAACCGCTTATCAGTTCATCCAGCTCCTCTCTTAACGGATTTGAAGCACTTTTAAGATTGAAACACCCTTTGCATGGATTTATATCTCCTGAAAGATTCATTCCCGTAGCAGAGTCAACGGGAGATATCCTTAAGATCAGTGAATTCGTGATGGAACATGCCTGTAAATTCGCAAGCCGCATCAATACTCTGAGCTCACACGATATTTTTGTATCTGTAAATATCTCATCAAGGCAACTGAAAGAGAAGTCTTTTGCAAAGACATTTTTAAAATGTGCAACTGATCACAAAGTCGATCCAAGCCTTTTAAAAGTAGAGATGACAGAGTCTGTGGTGATGGACAACATATCCGTAGCCGTCAAAGAACTTGATATACTGCGTAGTGCCGGAGTACAAGTCGCATTGGATGATTTTGGTACAGGGTATTCATCATTTGAGTACCTTGCCCAACTGCCGATAAATACAATCAAGGTAGATAAATCTTTTATCATCTCCCTATTTGATAAAGAGAGTAATAAGCATATAGTAAACGCGATAACATCTTTGGCTCATGCTCTTAATATGGATGTGACCGCAGAAGGTGTCGAGACGGATGAACACGTACAATACCTTAAAGAGAACAACGTAGATATACTCCAAGGTTTCTACTATTCAAAAGCTCTTCCTGTGGATGAGATCATAACAAATATACATGAGTACAAGAAGCTATTTAACCTATAA
- a CDS encoding YchJ family metal-binding protein, translated as MRCYCGLEKDFEECCGAIISGKKNAATVEELMRSRYSAYASANAEYLVKSTTKENSFIEDIPLILEFSKNVVWLKLDILHVEQKEDSGIVEFRAFYFENGEIVVLHERSNFVKNEGVWKYDKGEFINSKIERNEPCPCGSGKKYKKCKEHLTAS; from the coding sequence ATGAGATGTTACTGCGGTTTGGAGAAAGATTTTGAGGAGTGCTGCGGCGCTATAATATCGGGGAAAAAGAACGCTGCAACGGTCGAAGAACTGATGCGCTCGCGTTACAGCGCTTATGCAAGTGCTAATGCGGAGTATCTTGTAAAAAGTACGACAAAAGAGAACAGTTTTATCGAAGATATTCCTCTGATACTGGAGTTTAGTAAAAATGTCGTCTGGCTGAAACTGGATATCTTACATGTAGAGCAAAAAGAGGATAGCGGGATCGTAGAATTCAGAGCATTTTATTTTGAAAACGGTGAGATCGTAGTCTTGCATGAAAGAAGCAATTTTGTAAAAAACGAGGGTGTCTGGAAGTATGATAAAGGTGAATTTATCAACTCTAAAATAGAGCGAAATGAGCCTTGTCCATGCGGTTCTGGGAAAAAGTACAAAAAGTGTAAAGAGCATTTAACCGCCTCTTAA